A genome region from Pseudomonas helmanticensis includes the following:
- a CDS encoding type 1 glutamine amidotransferase domain-containing protein, which translates to MKILMVLTSHDQLGNTGKKTGFWLEEFAAPYYAFKDAGAEITLVSPAGGQPPLDPKSDEPDAQTAETERFRNDPTAQQALANTGLLANVSADDFDAVFYPGGHGPLWDLAEDQHSIALIEAFDRSNKPHGFVCHAPGVLRHVLAADGKPLIQHRQVTGFTNAEEAAVGLTDVVPFLIEDEFQRLGGHYSKVADWQVHVVVDGQLVTGQNPASSAAVAEQLLKMLG; encoded by the coding sequence ATGAAAATCTTGATGGTTCTGACTTCTCACGATCAACTCGGCAACACCGGCAAGAAAACCGGCTTCTGGCTGGAAGAATTCGCCGCTCCCTACTACGCCTTCAAGGACGCTGGTGCCGAGATCACACTGGTGTCCCCGGCTGGCGGTCAGCCGCCGCTGGACCCGAAAAGCGATGAGCCCGATGCCCAGACCGCCGAGACCGAGCGCTTTCGCAACGACCCGACCGCGCAACAGGCACTGGCCAACACCGGACTTCTAGCCAACGTCAGCGCTGATGATTTCGATGCGGTGTTTTATCCAGGTGGGCACGGCCCGCTGTGGGATCTGGCCGAAGACCAGCACTCGATCGCCTTGATCGAAGCCTTTGACCGCAGTAACAAGCCCCACGGTTTTGTCTGCCATGCGCCCGGCGTGCTCCGTCACGTCCTCGCGGCTGACGGCAAACCGCTGATCCAGCATCGCCAGGTCACCGGTTTCACCAACGCCGAAGAAGCTGCAGTCGGCCTGACCGACGTGGTGCCGTTCCTGATCGAGGACGAGTTCCAGCGTCTCGGCGGGCATTACTCGAAAGTCGCTGACTGGCAGGTGCATGTGGTGGTTGACGGGCAACTGGTCACTGGCCAGAACCCGGCGAGTTCCGCCGCTGTCGCCGAACAGCTGCTGAAAATGTTGGGCTGA
- a CDS encoding alkene reductase: MNHSSFFKPATLGHHTLKNRIVLPPLTRQRSTQPGNIANELMAEYYQQRAGAGLLVTEGTQIEPRGQGYAWTPGIHTAEQIAGWRKVTDAVHAVDGVIFAQLWHVGRVSHTALQPDGAAPVSASAVATDRVSVFIETEPGAGELVAPSAPRALGTVEVEELVQLYIQAARNAMEAGFDGIELHCANGYLVNQFISAHSNLRDDQYGGSLHNRLRFLREVVAGVAECIGKEKVGVRFAPLFTTTDEARTYLGMVEEDPHTTYIEAIKVLEDVGIAYLSIAEADWDNAPAMPHTFRQAVRDTFSGAIIYAGRYTAESGAQLLDCGLADFVAFGRPFMANPDLPARIANDWPLNALNPATVYGGDANGYVDYPVYRG; encoded by the coding sequence ATGAATCACAGTAGTTTCTTCAAACCCGCCACACTCGGTCATCACACCCTGAAAAACCGCATCGTCCTGCCGCCCCTCACCCGTCAGCGCAGTACACAACCGGGCAACATCGCCAACGAACTGATGGCCGAGTATTACCAGCAACGTGCCGGCGCCGGCCTGTTGGTCACCGAAGGCACACAGATCGAACCTCGCGGCCAGGGTTACGCCTGGACGCCGGGCATTCATACCGCTGAACAAATCGCTGGCTGGCGCAAAGTCACTGACGCCGTGCATGCCGTCGACGGCGTGATTTTCGCCCAGCTGTGGCACGTCGGTCGGGTCTCGCATACCGCCTTGCAACCCGACGGCGCAGCGCCCGTATCCGCCTCCGCCGTAGCCACCGATCGGGTCAGCGTGTTCATCGAAACCGAACCCGGCGCAGGTGAACTGGTTGCCCCGTCCGCTCCTCGCGCGCTGGGCACCGTTGAAGTCGAAGAACTGGTCCAGCTCTACATCCAGGCTGCACGCAATGCCATGGAAGCGGGCTTCGACGGTATCGAACTGCACTGCGCCAATGGTTATCTGGTCAACCAGTTCATCTCTGCCCACAGCAACCTGCGCGACGATCAATACGGCGGCTCGTTGCACAATCGCCTGCGTTTTCTGCGTGAAGTGGTGGCGGGCGTCGCCGAATGCATCGGCAAGGAAAAAGTCGGCGTGCGCTTTGCGCCACTGTTCACCACCACCGATGAAGCACGGACTTACCTGGGCATGGTCGAGGAAGATCCGCACACCACTTACATCGAAGCGATCAAAGTGCTTGAGGATGTCGGCATTGCTTATCTGTCCATCGCCGAAGCCGATTGGGACAACGCGCCGGCGATGCCGCACACGTTTCGTCAGGCCGTGCGCGATACCTTCAGCGGTGCGATTATTTATGCCGGACGCTACACCGCCGAATCCGGCGCGCAATTGCTCGATTGCGGATTGGCCGACTTTGTCGCGTTCGGCCGCCCGTTCATGGCCAACCCCGACCTGCCCGCACGTATCGCCAATGACTGGCCGCTGAATGCGTTGAATCCGGCTACGGTGTATGGCGGTGACGCCAACGGCTATGTCGATTACCCGGTTTATCGTGGCTAA
- a CDS encoding PAS domain-containing protein: MDILKQLTREELESEVTRLRLAVKATCDAVWDWDLKTSQVIWNDSLQQAYGYASAAIEPTCDWRFAQIHAQDRARVETSIRAAIDGSGTTWSAEYRFRCEDGSYAEVLDRGHLIRNADGQAERMIGAMLDLTRSRSAETALRRSEERFSTILQTIEAAFAIVKVKFDADDRPIDYCFVEANPAFERQAGVNLRGKWVTEFAPNLESFWFETYGHVAKTGEPANFENYANTFERWFDVRAVRVGDPAERQIAIFFSDVTERRDAQERLRVSEAVARENIERVQLALAAGAIIGTWHWHLPTDRFSVDEAFARVFNLDPALGRDGLSLEQVAMTVHPEDREGLTAAINEVIARGGPYSHQYRVRGADGQYTWIEANGRVECAEDGTPLRFPGVLIDVEDRRNVEAERDRVTAALKALNDTLEQRVSARTADLMQAEEKLRQSQKMEAVGQLTGGLAHDFNNLLAGICAALELMEKRTAQGRFNDLDKYMLIAQDAAKRATALTHRLLAFSRRQTLDPRPTEVNALIAGMTELIQRTVGPGIRLKTVTAADLWPALVDASQLENALLNLCINARDAMPEGGSITVETANRAVEGELAHALDMPEGQYLCLAVTDTGTGMSAEVIAKAFDPFFTTKPLGQGTGLGLSMIYGFTKQSGGQVRVQSTVGHGTTMLIYLPRYCGEAQHNHDDAQSTTSPDAKAGETILIVDDEPTVRLLLKDVLSDLGYHVLEASDSVEGLEALRSSAHIDLLITDVGLPGGMNGRQMADAGRQIRPKLKTLFITGYAESSVLGSGQLGPRMQVLTKPFAVDTLVSRVSGLLSIKYTPEI; encoded by the coding sequence GTGGACATCCTGAAACAGCTTACTCGCGAGGAGCTCGAGTCCGAGGTCACGCGCCTGCGTCTGGCCGTCAAGGCAACCTGCGATGCCGTCTGGGACTGGGATCTGAAAACCAGCCAGGTTATCTGGAACGATTCGCTGCAACAGGCGTATGGCTATGCGTCAGCAGCCATCGAGCCAACGTGTGACTGGCGCTTTGCGCAGATCCACGCGCAGGATCGCGCACGGGTCGAAACCTCGATTCGCGCTGCGATTGATGGCTCTGGCACCACTTGGAGTGCTGAGTACCGGTTTCGCTGCGAGGACGGTTCCTACGCTGAGGTGCTCGACCGCGGCCATCTGATCCGTAACGCCGATGGCCAGGCAGAACGCATGATCGGGGCGATGCTCGACCTGACCCGCTCGCGCAGTGCCGAAACGGCACTGCGCCGGAGCGAAGAACGCTTCAGCACCATTTTGCAAACCATCGAGGCGGCGTTTGCCATCGTCAAGGTCAAATTCGACGCCGACGACCGTCCTATCGATTATTGCTTCGTTGAAGCCAACCCGGCGTTCGAACGTCAGGCTGGCGTCAACCTGCGTGGCAAGTGGGTGACCGAGTTCGCTCCCAACCTGGAGAGTTTCTGGTTCGAGACCTACGGCCATGTCGCCAAGACCGGCGAGCCAGCCAACTTCGAGAACTACGCCAACACGTTCGAACGCTGGTTCGACGTGCGCGCCGTGCGTGTCGGCGACCCGGCCGAACGGCAGATTGCGATCTTCTTCAGCGACGTCACCGAGCGCCGCGACGCGCAGGAACGCTTGCGCGTCAGCGAGGCGGTCGCCCGGGAGAACATCGAGCGCGTGCAACTCGCCCTGGCGGCTGGCGCCATCATCGGCACCTGGCATTGGCACTTGCCCACCGATCGTTTCAGCGTCGACGAAGCCTTCGCAAGGGTTTTCAACCTTGATCCTGCCTTGGGCCGAGACGGTCTGAGCCTTGAGCAAGTGGCGATGACCGTGCATCCCGAGGACCGCGAAGGACTCACCGCGGCCATCAATGAAGTCATCGCCCGGGGCGGCCCCTATTCACACCAGTACCGAGTACGCGGTGCGGATGGCCAATACACCTGGATTGAGGCAAACGGACGCGTCGAATGCGCCGAAGACGGCACGCCTTTGCGCTTCCCCGGCGTGCTCATCGATGTCGAAGACCGGCGCAATGTCGAAGCCGAGCGAGACCGCGTGACAGCTGCTTTAAAGGCGCTTAATGACACACTGGAACAGCGGGTGTCGGCGCGAACGGCGGACTTGATGCAAGCCGAGGAAAAGTTACGTCAATCGCAGAAAATGGAAGCGGTCGGGCAACTCACCGGCGGTCTGGCGCATGACTTCAACAACCTTCTGGCGGGCATCTGCGCAGCCCTTGAGTTGATGGAAAAGCGCACCGCCCAAGGCCGTTTCAACGACCTCGACAAATACATGCTGATCGCCCAGGACGCGGCCAAACGCGCTACCGCCCTGACCCATCGCCTGCTGGCCTTCTCCCGGCGACAGACACTCGATCCGCGGCCGACCGAAGTCAACGCGCTGATTGCCGGCATGACCGAACTGATCCAGCGCACCGTCGGCCCCGGCATTCGCCTGAAGACCGTCACTGCAGCCGACCTTTGGCCTGCGCTGGTGGATGCCAGCCAACTGGAAAACGCTCTGCTGAACCTGTGCATCAACGCCCGCGATGCGATGCCCGAGGGCGGCAGCATCACCGTCGAGACAGCGAATCGCGCGGTCGAGGGCGAGTTGGCGCACGCACTGGACATGCCCGAAGGGCAATACCTGTGCCTGGCTGTCACTGACACCGGCACGGGTATGAGCGCTGAAGTGATCGCCAAAGCCTTCGACCCGTTTTTCACCACCAAGCCGCTGGGCCAGGGCACGGGGCTGGGGCTTTCGATGATTTACGGTTTTACCAAGCAATCCGGGGGGCAGGTGCGGGTGCAATCGACTGTGGGACACGGCACCACGATGTTGATTTACCTGCCGCGTTACTGCGGCGAGGCGCAGCACAATCACGATGACGCGCAAAGTACGACCTCGCCTGATGCAAAAGCAGGCGAGACCATCCTGATTGTCGACGACGAGCCCACCGTTCGCTTGCTGCTCAAAGATGTGCTGAGTGACCTCGGCTACCACGTGCTCGAAGCAAGCGACAGCGTTGAAGGGCTCGAAGCATTGCGTTCCAGCGCGCACATCGATTTGCTGATCACCGATGTCGGCTTGCCCGGTGGCATGAATGGCCGGCAGATGGCCGATGCGGGCCGGCAAATAAGACCGAAGCTGAAGACCTTGTTCATTACCGGGTATGCCGAAAGCTCGGTGCTCGGCAGCGGCCAACTCGGGCCGAGAATGCAGGTGCTGACCAAACCCTTTGCGGTCGACACACTGGTTTCACGTGTCAGTGGCCTGCTGTCCATCAAGTACACGCCCGAGATCTGA
- a CDS encoding cryptochrome/photolyase family protein, which yields MNKTNRLCLVLGDQLSFDLASLADLDCAHDSVLLVEVMEEASHVAHHPQKIALIFSAMRHFAQALRKKGMRVHYVALDDPQNSGSVPGELRRWQALLQAHALHVTECGDWRLEQSLKECGLPIHWHADNRFLCGRDEFRAWAAGKKQLRMEFFYREMRRKSRLLLNGDGTPVGGAWNFDEDNRKTLPKHVKAPYPVGFANDAITLDVLALVKERFASHYGSLDDFNYPVTHADAQALWAYFLDYGLAGFGDYQDAMASDEPFLFHARISAALNIGLLDLRQLCSDVEAAYWSGSIALNAAEGFIRQLIGWREYVRGVYWLKMPEYAEGNAFANTRRLPEFYWTGATQMNCMRQAIGQSLKHAYAHHIQRLMVTGNFALLAGIAPSQICEWYLAIYMDAFDWVELPNTLGMVMHADGGYLGSKPYCASGQYINRMSDYCRDCVYAVRETTADNACPFNALYWHFLMRHGDLLRGNQRMGMMYKNLDRMPQEKQQALWQRGQRLLDRLDNGEAL from the coding sequence ATGAACAAAACCAATCGGCTGTGCCTGGTCCTGGGTGACCAGTTGTCTTTTGATCTGGCTTCATTGGCAGATCTGGATTGCGCGCACGACAGTGTGCTGCTGGTCGAGGTCATGGAGGAAGCCAGCCACGTTGCCCATCATCCGCAAAAGATCGCCCTGATCTTCAGCGCCATGCGGCACTTCGCTCAGGCGCTGAGAAAAAAGGGCATGCGAGTGCATTACGTCGCCCTCGACGACCCGCAGAACAGCGGTTCGGTGCCCGGCGAGTTAAGGCGTTGGCAGGCGTTGCTACAGGCGCACGCGTTGCACGTCACCGAGTGCGGCGACTGGCGTCTGGAGCAGTCGCTCAAGGAGTGTGGCTTGCCGATCCACTGGCATGCCGACAACCGTTTCCTGTGCGGTCGCGACGAATTCCGCGCGTGGGCTGCTGGCAAAAAGCAGTTGCGCATGGAGTTCTTCTATCGCGAGATGCGCCGCAAAAGTCGCCTGTTGCTCAACGGTGACGGCACGCCGGTCGGCGGTGCGTGGAACTTCGATGAAGACAATCGCAAAACCTTGCCTAAACACGTAAAGGCGCCCTACCCGGTTGGTTTTGCCAACGATGCAATCACCCTCGACGTGCTCGCACTGGTCAAAGAACGCTTCGCCAGTCACTACGGCAGTCTGGATGATTTCAACTATCCGGTGACCCACGCCGACGCCCAGGCATTGTGGGCGTACTTTCTCGACTATGGCCTGGCGGGCTTCGGCGATTATCAGGACGCCATGGCCAGCGATGAACCCTTCCTGTTCCATGCACGCATCAGCGCCGCGCTGAACATCGGTTTACTCGACCTGCGTCAGCTGTGCAGTGATGTCGAGGCGGCCTATTGGTCCGGCAGCATTGCATTGAATGCGGCCGAAGGCTTCATCCGTCAACTGATCGGCTGGCGTGAATATGTCCGTGGCGTTTACTGGCTGAAAATGCCTGAGTACGCCGAGGGCAATGCGTTCGCAAACACGCGGCGTCTGCCTGAGTTCTACTGGACCGGCGCAACGCAGATGAACTGCATGCGCCAAGCCATCGGCCAAAGTTTGAAACACGCCTACGCCCATCACATCCAGCGGCTGATGGTGACCGGCAATTTCGCCCTGCTCGCCGGTATTGCGCCGAGCCAGATCTGTGAGTGGTATCTGGCCATTTATATGGACGCTTTCGATTGGGTCGAGCTGCCCAACACCCTCGGCATGGTCATGCACGCCGATGGCGGTTACCTCGGTTCCAAGCCTTACTGCGCCAGCGGCCAGTACATCAACCGGATGTCCGACTATTGTCGCGACTGTGTTTACGCGGTGCGCGAAACCACGGCTGACAACGCTTGCCCTTTCAATGCCTTGTACTGGCATTTTCTGATGCGCCACGGTGATCTCCTGCGTGGCAATCAGCGCATGGGCATGATGTACAAAAACCTTGATCGCATGCCGCAAGAAAAGCAGCAGGCACTGTGGCAACGCGGGCAGCGTCTGCTGGACAGGCTGGATAACGGCGAGGCGCTTTGA
- a CDS encoding Fic family protein, with translation MTFDPFGDFETEGYLQNSLKLKDPVEVKESEHLSFEASIEDALAFLAKKRSIDYKAVLKTHEILFSGFYPWAGKDRNELIPHLAVFKGSKDDPHHTIFERPDLIKRSIEYALELASNKKRFRDRPGEVMGQLASAHPFLDGNGRTILLIYMELCFRTRFAVDWSKTSKDDYLNALSDEIRNPFKGHLDSYLKPFVIDISNRDEWPGMIGGIKGLDGLDKEGITYANLDNPEVQQLYKAYRAQPLE, from the coding sequence ATGACTTTCGACCCTTTCGGCGATTTCGAGACTGAAGGCTATCTTCAAAACTCGCTCAAACTGAAAGACCCCGTTGAAGTAAAAGAATCCGAACATCTTTCCTTCGAAGCCAGTATCGAAGATGCCCTGGCCTTTCTGGCGAAGAAAAGATCCATCGACTACAAAGCTGTCCTCAAGACACACGAAATCCTCTTCTCCGGCTTTTATCCCTGGGCGGGAAAAGACCGGAACGAACTGATCCCTCATCTGGCGGTTTTCAAGGGATCGAAAGATGATCCTCACCACACGATATTCGAACGCCCTGACCTGATCAAAAGGTCCATCGAATACGCCCTTGAACTGGCGTCAAACAAGAAACGCTTCCGCGATCGGCCCGGCGAGGTGATGGGGCAATTGGCTTCAGCTCACCCGTTTTTGGATGGCAATGGCCGCACCATACTGCTCATCTACATGGAGTTGTGCTTTCGGACCCGGTTTGCCGTCGATTGGTCAAAAACCAGCAAGGACGACTATCTCAATGCCCTCAGTGACGAAATCCGCAATCCGTTCAAAGGCCATCTGGACAGTTATTTGAAGCCCTTCGTCATCGACATTTCAAACCGAGACGAATGGCCCGGGATGATTGGCGGCATCAAGGGCCTGGATGGGCTGGACAAGGAAGGCATTACCTACGCGAACCTCGATAATCCTGAAGTCCAGCAGCTCTATAAAGCGTATAGAGCGCAGCCCCTCGAGTGA
- the ycaC gene encoding isochorismate family cysteine hydrolase YcaC — MTTPTYNRLNKDNAIVLLVDHQTGLISLVQDFSPNEFKNNVLALADLAKFFNLPTILTTSFEQGPNGPLVPELKEMFPDAPYIARPGQINAWDNEDFVKAIKATGRKQIIIAGVVTDVCVAFPTLSALAEGFEVFVVTDASGTFNTTVQQAAWSRMTQAGAQLMNWFSVACELHRDWRNDIEGLGNLLSQRIPNYRNLMNSYSALTALQK; from the coding sequence ATGACCACTCCAACCTACAACCGCCTGAACAAAGACAACGCCATCGTGCTGCTGGTCGATCACCAGACCGGGCTGATTTCGCTGGTGCAGGACTTCTCGCCGAACGAGTTCAAGAACAACGTTTTGGCCTTGGCCGATCTGGCCAAGTTCTTCAACCTGCCGACCATCCTCACCACCAGTTTCGAACAAGGCCCGAACGGCCCGCTGGTTCCGGAGCTGAAAGAAATGTTCCCGGACGCGCCGTACATCGCTCGCCCTGGCCAGATCAACGCCTGGGACAACGAAGACTTCGTCAAGGCAATCAAGGCGACTGGTCGCAAGCAGATCATCATCGCTGGTGTGGTCACCGATGTGTGCGTAGCGTTCCCGACCTTGTCGGCGCTGGCAGAAGGCTTTGAGGTGTTTGTGGTAACCGACGCTTCCGGCACCTTCAACACCACCGTGCAACAAGCCGCATGGAGCCGCATGACCCAGGCCGGTGCGCAACTGATGAACTGGTTCTCGGTGGCGTGTGAGCTGCACCGCGACTGGCGCAACGATATCGAAGGGCTGGGTAATCTGCTGTCACAGCGGATTCCCAACTATCGCAACCTGATGAACAGCTACTCGGCGCTGACGGCGTTGCAGAAGTAA